DNA sequence from the Anomalospiza imberbis isolate Cuckoo-Finch-1a 21T00152 chromosome 14, ASM3175350v1, whole genome shotgun sequence genome:
TCCTCCAGGGACTACTTCTGCTTCTGGCTTTCCTTTGAATCTGAAGCCACTGACCACCACTGGTGCCATTGGAGCTGTGACCTCCACAGCTGCCATAACCACAACCACCACACCCAGGTGGGTTTTTGTTCCCACTGACCTTTGCCTGCccgggcaggagcagctgcagtgctcaggctgggctctggaggaggaaggggaaatcAGTGAGCGTTGTGGTGTTCCTCTTTCCTCACCTCGTGTCCTGTGCTGCCCCTCACTCCCTCTCAGTGCCCCCCCAGTGATGACTTATGCCCAGCTGGAGAGTTTGATCAACAAGTGGAGCCTGGAACTGGAAGACCAAGAGAAGCACTTCCTCCATCAAGCTACACAAGTCAACGCCTGGGACCGCATGCTGATAGAGAATGGAGAGAAGGTGAGGAGACCTCCAGTGGAGCCTCATTCTGCTCCCTTAGCTCCTCCAAGGTCTCTGGGACACATGCAACAAGCCGCTGAGTGGGACTTTCTGCTTGTAAAAGAAAGAGATGGGAGCTCCACCTGGGTGCTTTGCACAGCCTCTCTGTGTGTCAGTTCTGCCTTTAGGCCTTGGAGTTGGAAATTGTTCTGTGCCCTTGCTCTGTGATACCGAGTTCTCTTAGGGGGGATCGTTCCCAGCTGAccctccctttttccatcttggcTCTGTAAATCTTGATGTGGCCGTCTCTTGTTTCCAGTAGAACTTGCATGGTGCTGCTTTCTCCCTCTCAGCTCTCTTCTTTGGAGAGCTGCCTTCTTGGTTTCCAAGGTGTAATGAAATGTCTTCTGCTTGCAGATTACTTCGTTACACAGAGAAGTAGAGAAGGTGAAGGTTGACCAGAAGAGGTAGGAGACCTGGAGCACTTGaaatgattttatttctgctctgcattcctgcctggctgtgtgacagctcTGCAGTGTCTGTTACACGAATGGGAAGCATTGGGCTCTTTCTCTTTGCAGACTGGATCAGGAACTGGACTTCATTCTGTCCCAGCAGAAAGAGCTGGaggacctgctgtcccctctggaggagtctgtgaaggagCAGAGCGGGACCATCTACCTGCAGCACGCGGATGAGGAACGGGAGAGGACGTGAGGCACAAACctgctggggatgggggacGAGCCCTGGCCTGTGCTCACAGCAGTCAGCAGGAGATGGAGTTGGGATGGGTGACAGGACTGAACACTCGGTGCCTGCTGTCATGTATTTAATCCTCTTTTATGCATGGCAACTTGGGATTCTACTCCTAGTCCTCCACTCTCTTGCTTCTCTGTCTCCATGTGTAGCTCAAGGGAGACAGAGACTGGGGCTCCCTTCATGTGGCTGATGGAGCCTCTCTGGGTGCTGTTCCCAGGTCTCTGCCAGCCTTGGCTGCAGATGTGGGAGCTCATGCTGATGGCCCACAGTTGGTGTGGCTGCGAGCAGGTCTTCTAAGTTGGCTTTAACCATTCTGATCTTGGTTCCTGTGTGCTCTGCAGCTACAAACTGGCTGAAAACATCGATGCTCAGCTGAAGCGCATGGCACAAGACCTGAAGGACATCACTGAGCACCTGAACACATCAAGGGGCCCAGCAGACACAAGTGACCCGGTAAGTGCAAGCttctatttttactttttatattaaatttatCGTGATGCTCCTCATGGCTGTACTcagcagccttttttttttttttttgagtaaaaGTTTCCTTTCAGTATTGCAGACTGTTTTTCCACATTCATTTTGAATTTTGCCACCCTGAGACTAATGTGATGAATGTTCTGCTGGTTCCTAGGGCTAAATTAAAATAAGCCAAAGCCACAGACATATCATCTTAACTGTACAGTTTTCTTGCTGCTATGGAGGAGCAAAGTAGCTGCGTTGCTGCACACACTTCCCTGGCTAAGTGGCTGCTGTCTTAGGGAAGCTGGGCAAGCAGTAACTTTGCCTTTGACTCCTCCTGGTGTTTATGCAGCCTCACAACTGATTTGCACCTTCTCTCTCTGCTCAGCTTCAGCAGATCTGTAAGATTTTGAATGCACACATGGATTCCCTGCAGTGGATCGACCAGAACTCAGGTGAGATTTGTCCTGCAGCCTTTTGGGGATGTGAATGGGAAGCGGgagcatgtgtgtgtgtgttcatcCCTGAATTCCTGAAGATGCCTGAGGAATCTTCCTCCTCGCCTTCAGTGGCACTGTCCCTTCTGACATCTGCTTCAGTTCTCTGCTGTGCCTGATTACAGGCCACTGCTGGGAAGTTACTCCTGACAACTGCAATGTTTAACCAAAAATGCCCTGCTTGAATGTTTTTCTTTGTCCTGCAAGCAAAACTCCACAGGGTTGTGTTCTGGGGTGACTGACATTAATCCCTTGTTTCTgccacagctgtgctgcagagaaagGTGGAAGAGGTGACCAAGGTTTGTGAGAGTCGCCGCAAGGAGCAGGAGCGCAGCTTTCGGATCACCTTTGATTGAGACACTCCCATGTTCAAGGGAGGAACAAAAAACCTCCACAGAAAACAGAGGTGTTTGGGAGCTGAAATGATGACctggctttgtttcttttcttgcaaTAAAATGTGTTGTTTGTTCCAAGGGTGATGTTTGTTGTGTTGGACAGGAGAAGCTGAGAAACTGCCTGAAGTTTGTGGAGGAAATGTGGTCTCTGTGCTTTAGCTCTGCCTGTAGACTGGTGAGATACACAAACACTGCTttggagaggccagggctgtctctgtctccagggacagcagctgggctgggaggctCCCAGGACTGGAGTGTGGACagtcctggagcagcagaatgCAAGCACACTTGGCTCTAAAAACCTTGTGGACTATAAACATCACTAAGCACACACTAAGGAAATACCTAAAGCCACAATAAATACCCAAATCCACAATAAGTTCATTTATTTACCTggcttcttccctccctctttACCACAACAGTGTttgggcactgcccagctctCCTTTCCCCACTCTGAGATTGCTGGACCTGCACCTGGGCTCCCAACAGTCCTGTCTTGTCCCAGGTTCCAGCACAGACTTCTCCACAAGGCTGCTGGTTCTCCATCCCTCACGTGGCAGGAGGGttctctgcagcagaggagctggggatggCAGAGTCAGCCTCTGGCAAAtgcttcctgcttttcccaaagGCGATCACCAGGGGCCTCCCCTGCAGCTTGTACCCgttcagcagctgcagggcgCTCTGGGCCGACTCCGTGTCTGCAAGAGAGGGCACAGTGGGCACAGGACACGCAGCACCTGCTGCCATGGGGACACGGTCATCCCATGGGTGTTCCCATCTGCTGGCCACTCAGCCTGCTCTAGTGCAGCCACGCTGCCGTGCTGAATGAACACTGCACGTGGCAGACCACATCACTTCTGCTCCGGTAAATCCCCCTCCAACCCAGGGAACGGACCACGGCACAACAGGAAGAGAAGGGAGTGAATTCCCCTGCTTCTCCTTGGAAAGTAggcttggcagcagcacagtgccCTGCAGGAGGATGTGACACCTTTGGGAGTCAGGACTGGGAGGCACGGGGCAGCAACTCACCAGGGAAGGTGATGAAGGCCTGACCCCTCATGCGGCCGCTCAGGAGGCGGAACTGGATCAGTGGGCTGTCCTCCTCCTGGAAGCGAGCAAACAGGGACACCAGGTCCTTCACTGTCACTCGGGGGCCCAGGTTCTTCAAATACAGCACCTGTAACAGACACAGGGTCAGCCAGCCTTTGCCATGCAAAGACACCTTTCAGCCTGGTCCCAAGTCTGGTCTGCTCAAGGTGTGATTAGCTCAACCCTCACACCCATGTGCTAATGATGGCATTTAGGGGACAGGTGGGTGTACAGAGAATGGCAGCTCTGAATTCAAGGCATCACCCTGCTTGCCTGCATCAAGCACTGACCGTTTCAAGTTTATTATAAAACAGTTCAGTTTATTCAGTTCATTCCTTTTATTTATAAGACTCAATAATCTCCAGCTACCAGAAAGAACAGTTTGAGTAAGGCGACAGCAGGCCTCAGCCAGGCCCAGACAGACAGAGCACATCTTGACAGGTGACCTGCTGGAGTCAGGGAGGGCTGGGCTCATAAGTACAACTCTTTGCCAGGCTGGTGACCTCCCTTCAGAGCCCAAggacacttttttccccccagagtGGAGGCTGCTCTCCCCCTTGGCCTGGAGGATCAGCCCAGCAACTTCAAGGCTACAGCAAAGAGGAGCCTGTGCCTACTGCCACGGCTTCAGGGCATCCTGCTGAGCAAGGATAAATCCTCATTCATCTCAGCTTACCTTGCTGGGCTCCCCTGGATGGTAGGATGAGAACCTGGGTATTTTCCGGAGTTCTTCCTCTGAGAGGCGGTTCTGGAGGATCTCCTCTTCTGGGACAAACTCGACTGGCTCTTTGATAACCACAGGCCTTGGAGGGGACTGGTGGGGCTCTGCTGCAGAAACACTGGGACTTGCTGCCTGTTCTGCTTGCTGCTCCTGGTCTGGAAGTGAAGACTCCTGAGTTATAGCCCCCTGTGGGGCTGAGGACAAGCAGGGGTCACTTGTAGCAGACTGGACTTTTTCAGGGCACTTCTTGCTCAGCAGCTCTTGGTAAACACTCTCCAGATGAACCATGGGGTCCTTTTCATCTGTTCCACTCTTCTGCGTGTCACCTAATTCAGAAGAGAGATATATGGTAACTATCACCAATAACCTggaaaacacagacaaaacaggagacacagaaaagagaaacccTGTTTCACCCCAGCCTCTGTGCCCAGGCTCTGTGGGCTGTTTAAaacaagagcagccccagcaagTGCTGGTTCCCCAGCTCAGGATGAACCTGCAGAGAGTAGCAGTTCCACCTGTGCTACATCAGAGCTCTTTTCAGAGATGCCCTCACTTGATTATCTGCAGCCACATTTCAGCACTTTTTAGTGACTCCTTCAACacaccttcctcctcctgcacGTGCAGCAAGGATGGGCCATGCTGCCTTCCTGTACCACTACATGGAATAGAAATATTTGGCTTTCAAGGATATCCGATTAAGCTCCTGGGTTTAAAGGTCCATGACGTGGACTGATCAATGATCTCTTTTAATTCTCTTTAATGGAAATGAGGACAAATGTGAGAGCAGCATCTCCCAGCCTTCAACTGGATCCAATTCCCCTTCAAGGATGAGGCTTTAACAAGTCATTCCTCCTCTCACCTGCTCTGTCCCTTTGCTTCCTTCACCCCCTGCAGTTACCTCAGAGAAGGAACAATCTCCAGTCCCACAGGCACTTTGTGTAACTCAGGCCTCGAGGCTCTACCAAAGCATcaccccagctcctctcccactcCCCGAGCTGCTCTGCACTACATGGAATAGCTCAAGGAGATCCAGAAACAGGCTTTAAAAGCCTCTATATTAAACCCTTCAGAGAACCAACTCTCTGTCTGCTCCTGTAAGAGAGGAAACTATCTCCTCCCACGTAGCACCAAAGCAGAACCACATCTTCAGGGACAGAAGGCCAGACAGGAATGTGTTGGGCTCCCACACGGGCTGGCTCTGTGTGCTGGAGCCAAGGCAGGGAGAGCCCTGAGCCCAGGACCTTGGTGGTAGAGGGCCCGGAGGAAGGAGTGCCGGTCTGTTCCCTGGAAAAGGGCCTTCTCGATCTCCATCTCCCGCCGGCTCAGCTGCTTGCTGCCCGCAAACCTCTGCGGCAGCGCCAGGATGCGCCGGCGCTCCTCCAGCTTCTCCTGGATGGCATCCAGCCGCTCCTGCGTGGCCTccggggctgcccccagcccagagccctgcaaAACAAGCACGGCTTGGCTCAGCAACGGCAGGGCCAGAGGcaaaggcacagccccagccctgcagtgggtGCAGTTAGGAACCATCCCCCAGGCACCCAGAGGCCCTCTTACTGCACGGGTAGGAAAAATACAACCACGCAGCAAGCTCAGTTCTTGAGGGAAGTGGAGAAACAGCTCCTTTCTCAGGACCTGTCTGTGCTGATTCCCTCTCCCCAGCCTgtctccctctgtccctgctgcctctgATTCCAGCCATTTTCCACAGCCACCCTCAGTGACTGCACAACCATCCTCTGGCAATTCCTTCCCCACACCTACAGCATCCCCGAGCTCAAGTTTCCACCAAGCTCATAGTCTGTGACCCTGAAAACCTTGTTTGCTGAAAAGTGGACCCCCAGCTGCTGTTTGGCACCCGAGGGGAGGTTTGTGCTGAGGACTAAACCCCACCCAGCATCACTGAGCCAGCTTCCAGAAACCACAGAGGaactgcagcacagccctcac
Encoded proteins:
- the RBM41 gene encoding RNA-binding protein 41 isoform X1 produces the protein MCFEQCFLCCLTAHACAVVVCPRVNSSLSSDELLLEDLETEGERQLKSLLHHQLDTTVSIEQCKSKRRCFAPAAFYKPFGEEAAGALTLSQFQALQESDKETSSLRELGLSDSEILLWKNRDSARKGSGLGAAPEATQERLDAIQEKLEERRRILALPQRFAGSKQLSRREMEIEKALFQGTDRHSFLRALYHQGDTQKSGTDEKDPMVHLESVYQELLSKKCPEKVQSATSDPCLSSAPQGAITQESSLPDQEQQAEQAASPSVSAAEPHQSPPRPVVIKEPVEFVPEEEILQNRLSEEELRKIPRFSSYHPGEPSKVLYLKNLGPRVTVKDLVSLFARFQEEDSPLIQFRLLSGRMRGQAFITFPDTESAQSALQLLNGYKLQGRPLVIAFGKSRKHLPEADSAIPSSSAAENPPAT
- the RBM41 gene encoding RNA-binding protein 41 isoform X2, whose translation is MRRVNSSLSSDELLLEDLETEGERQLKSLLHHQLDTTVSIEQCKSKRRCFAPAAFYKPFGEEAAGALTLSQFQALQESDKETSSLRELGLSDSEILLWKNRDSARKGSGLGAAPEATQERLDAIQEKLEERRRILALPQRFAGSKQLSRREMEIEKALFQGTDRHSFLRALYHQGDTQKSGTDEKDPMVHLESVYQELLSKKCPEKVQSATSDPCLSSAPQGAITQESSLPDQEQQAEQAASPSVSAAEPHQSPPRPVVIKEPVEFVPEEEILQNRLSEEELRKIPRFSSYHPGEPSKVLYLKNLGPRVTVKDLVSLFARFQEEDSPLIQFRLLSGRMRGQAFITFPDTESAQSALQLLNGYKLQGRPLVIAFGKSRKHLPEADSAIPSSSAAENPPAT